Proteins encoded in a region of the Opitutales bacterium genome:
- the uxuA gene encoding mannonate dehydratase, with amino-acid sequence MLRSLTPSFRWYGPGDPVSLNEIVQTGAKGVFTALHDIPYGEAWSRAAIRQRLGELASAGLSWEAVESVPVSEAIRTRTGDFEQHLENYRQTLTNLGAEGVSVVIYNFMPVLDWVRTDLAWRLSDGTECLRFDPVRFAAFELFLLKRPGADSDYTPDQLNQAEEFFKSLSVEEIRVFERGLIDVFPGVKMGLSLDELRAMLARYDGIDADGLREHYRRFLEAVVPAAEEAGVRLAVHPDDPPFPILGLPRIVSTQADLEKIVTMVDSPSNGICYCTGSLSARLDNDLVEIAETLGDRIHATHLRSVAHEADGSFYEANHLEGAVNMPAVVQALQKVNARRADGASLSYRPDHGHRMLDDLEKPQNPNPGYDLIGRMKGMAEIEGIQQALQYISK; translated from the coding sequence ATATGGAGAGGCCTGGTCGCGCGCAGCGATTCGCCAGCGTTTAGGTGAGCTTGCTTCAGCCGGTTTGAGTTGGGAAGCCGTGGAGTCTGTTCCGGTATCCGAGGCAATTCGTACACGCACGGGTGACTTTGAGCAGCATTTAGAGAATTACCGCCAAACTTTAACGAATTTGGGCGCTGAAGGAGTGAGCGTTGTGATCTATAATTTCATGCCAGTCCTCGATTGGGTGCGCACGGACTTGGCTTGGCGTTTATCTGATGGAACGGAATGTCTGCGTTTTGATCCTGTGCGCTTTGCTGCATTTGAGCTATTTCTGCTTAAGCGACCCGGTGCGGATTCAGATTACACCCCCGATCAGCTAAATCAGGCCGAAGAATTCTTTAAGAGCCTGTCGGTCGAGGAGATTCGAGTTTTCGAACGCGGATTGATTGACGTCTTTCCGGGTGTCAAAATGGGTTTATCGCTGGATGAGTTGAGGGCCATGTTAGCGCGTTACGATGGGATCGATGCCGATGGATTGCGTGAGCACTATCGACGCTTTCTAGAGGCAGTTGTCCCAGCAGCAGAAGAAGCGGGCGTCCGCCTTGCTGTCCATCCAGATGATCCGCCGTTTCCGATTCTTGGGCTGCCGCGCATTGTAAGCACTCAGGCCGACTTAGAAAAAATTGTGACAATGGTAGACAGTCCCAGTAACGGAATCTGTTACTGCACCGGATCGTTGAGCGCACGATTAGACAATGATTTGGTGGAAATCGCCGAGACACTGGGTGACCGGATTCATGCAACACATTTGCGTAGTGTCGCACACGAAGCGGATGGTTCATTTTATGAGGCCAATCACTTGGAGGGTGCTGTCAATATGCCCGCGGTGGTTCAAGCACTTCAAAAAGTAAATGCACGACGCGCCGATGGAGCAAGTTTGAGCTATCGTCCGGATCACGGACACCGTATGTTGGACGATCTTGAAAAACCACAAAACCCGAATCCGGGCTATGATTTGATTGGCCGCATGAAGGGCATGGCTGAGATAGAGGGTATCCAGCAGGCACTCCAATATATAAGCAAATAA